A stretch of DNA from Catenulispora acidiphila DSM 44928:
GACCGACCCTGAACTCACTGTCATCGTCCCCACGCGGGAGCGGCCGGGACTCCTGAAGGAGACGGTGGAATCCATCGTCGCCTCGGCCCGCGCCGCCTCGGACAAACTCGGGGCAACGGTGCGGGTACTGGTGGTGGACGACGCCTCGCCGACGGAGTCGACCCGCGAGGCGGTGGCGGCCCTGACCGCCGAGACCGCGGCCGCCGGCACGGCCGTCAGCGTGGACTACGCACGCGTCGAGGTCCACGACGGCCGCAAGGACCCGGGCGCCGCCATCGCCCTCGGCGTCTCCCAGGCGACCTCCCGCTACCTGACCATCTTCGGCGACGACGACATCATGCTGCCGGAGCACATCACCCTGCACCTGCAGAACATGCGCCGCGGCGCCGACGTCTCAGCGGCGTCGTACTTCATCACCGACGGCCAGCTCAACCGCCAGCACGCCAAGCGCCGCCGCGCAGCCCACCTCGGCGACCTGCTGATC
This window harbors:
- a CDS encoding glycosyltransferase family 2 protein — encoded protein: MTDPELTVIVPTRERPGLLKETVESIVASARAASDKLGATVRVLVVDDASPTESTREAVAALTAETAAAGTAVSVDYARVEVHDGRKDPGAAIALGVSQATSRYLTIFGDDDIMLPEHITLHLQNMRRGADVSAASYFITDGQLNRQHAKRRRAAHLGDLLIGRIDVNDGAFVRTELIQAVELDPALLAQMLYPVWATLLIDKRKFVYSRTPTFLYRRHDANISSVNKNAEDAALRTSLQEKYQALASEKLGAVPEPRKVDWARHKREWQYSKKGYVRWRMAATELAVKRNPVVRKAFRMPPLPPKES